Part of the Benincasa hispida cultivar B227 chromosome 11, ASM972705v1, whole genome shotgun sequence genome, catagtttttatttaaacatatttttattttattacatttaaaagaggaaaaaaatccccaaaaacataaaatagggTCTAAGTAATTAACTTATTTGTTTAAGATgcttaaataatttctaaaaatatatattttgaaaatttgtaacATCTTGCAGCCACCAGCCAGAAAAACCAGAATGTCCCCCACAAGCACACCCACTCACCACCCACAaaggaaagagagagaaataagatgtttttttttttaatccaagtCCACAAAGTTcaatctctttctcttccaTTCCTTCATAAAAACAATCCCAGCACACAGCTCTCTTTTAGGATATAGCTTTAAATATTGAGTGAAAATCTAATCATCATAGTGATTGCAGCCCTCCACAAAGCAAAAGATGAGCGAATAATACCATTATTAGTCTCACATTTCATCATTCCTACCACCGACTTTTTCCCTATAAAATATCAAATCCCACCAGTAATTACATTaatccttctctttctctttcagCTACTTCTGCACTAGCTCACTTTTCAACCAATTCTAGCTCAAACCTATCCCACTAAATTTTCTTATATGTTTTTTCCCCCTCCCCTTTATGAAACAGGAAGAAGAAATGTAAGGCAGTAAATGATGATATGATAAGAGAAGAAGGTAACCTTACAGGTCATTTCCACTGTAGTATTGTTCTTCGGCTTGATATGGTTTTCTTCAAAGCTGTGTTCCTTCTCCTGTTTCAGTATCTGGTTTTGAATTCTGGGACTCCAGTTATTATAGGTCACCACTACCCTCCTCATAAGTCCTTGCTCACTGATAAAGCAGCCCTCCTTGCCTTCAGGAAGTGCATCATACACGACCCCACTTCCACTCTAGCTAACTGGATTGAGGCTGTTGATGTATGCAACTTCACAGGTGTTGCTTGTGACCGATACCATCATCGGGTATCAAAGCTCAGTTTGATTGATGTTGGACTTGTGGGAAAGCTTTCACCCTTCCTCTCCAATCTCACGGGTCTCCGAGTCCTGGATATTATTAACAATTATCTTTTTGGGGAAATTCCGTCTGAACTTTTCTCTCTTCGAAATCTTCACCGCCTTCGTCTCGACAGCAACAATTTGGAAGGTCCCATACCAACTTCCCTTGCTAGTTTGTCCAAGCTTACTGTAATGAGTCTTATGCAGAACAAGCTAAATGGCACAGTTCCACCTTCTCTCTTTTCTAATTGCACGTCGTTGCTTAATGTAGACCTTTCCAACAACTTCCTAACAGGAAGAATTCCAGAAGAAATTGGAAATTGTCCAAAGCTGTGGAATCTCAATCTGTACAACAACCAGTTCAGTGGAGAACTTcctctttctttaacaaacaCTTCGCTCTATAACTTGGATGTCGAATATAATCATCTTTCTGGCGAACTACCCACAGTGCTTGTAGAAAACCTGCCTTCACTTAGCTTccttcatttatcaaataatgaTATGGTAAGCCACGATGAAAATACCAATCTTGAACCGTTCATTACTTCTCTTAGAAACTGCAGTAGTTTAGAGGAGCTTGAGTTGGCTGGGATGGGGCTTGGAGGAAGGCTGCCCAATTCTATTGGTCATCTAGGTGTCAATTTTTCAGTTCTGTCTTTGCAGGAAAACCAGATATTTGGATCAATTCCTCCAAGTTTAGCCAAGCTTTCCAAACTTGCAGGGCTGAATTTGACATCAAATCTACTTAACGGAACAATTCCTGCGGAGATAAGCAGGTTGTCAAAATTGGAGCAGCTTTTCTTATCACACAACCTCTTCACTTCAGACATTCCAGAAGCATTAGGCGAGTTGCCACATCTTGGATTGTTGGATCTATCTCACAACCAACTTTCAGGAGAAATCCCAGAAAGTATTGGAAATTTAACTCAGATGATCTATTTGTTTCTCAACCATAACCTCTTGTCTGGAACAATACCTTCAGCGTTGGTAAAGTGCACAGGTCTACAAAAGCTGGACTTATCATTCAACATGTTATCAGGAAGCATTCCTCGAGAGATATTAGGCTTGCAAGAGATAAGAATTTTTATCAACCTTTCTCACAACAATTTTCAAGGAAACTTGCCCATCGAGCTCAGCAAGTTGAAAAATGTTCAAGAGATGGACCTTTCATCCAATAATCTCACTGGAAGCATCTTCCCTCAAATATCAAGTTGCATTGCACTGAGGTTgataaatttttcaaataattccCTCCAAGGTCATCTTCCAGATTCCCTAGGTGATCTAGCGAACCTTGAATCATTTGACATTTCAAAAAACCAATTGTCAGGCATGATTCCAGCCAGTCTAGGTAAGCTCCAATCTCTCACTTACCTGAACCTTTCATTCAATAACTTCCAAGGAATGATTCCAAGGGAGGGATTTTTCAAATCATCCACACCCCTGTCATTTTTGAACAATCCACTCCTTTGTGGGACAATTCCTGGAATACCAGCCTGTTCTGGCAAGAGAAATCGGTTTCAGTCACCTGTATTCTTGACAATATTCATTTTAGTCATATGCATATCATCTTTCTTATCAACAATATGCTGTGGGATTGCTTGTCAACGTCTAAAAGCAATTATTTCAGCACGAAATAGTGAAACATCGAGAAGATCAAAGATGCCAGATTTTATACACAATTTTCCAAGAATAACAAGCAGACAACTATCAGAAGCCACTGGAGGTTTTGATCAACAGAGACTAATTGGTTCAGGCAGCTATGGACATGTCTATAGAGGCGTTCTTCCAGATGGAACAACAGTAGCTGTTAAGGTTTTGCATACACAATCTGGAAATTCCacaaagagttttaacagagaaTGTGAAGTTTTGAAGCGAATTCGCCACAGAAACCTCATAAGAATTATAACAGCCTGTAGTCTTCCGGATTTTAAAGCTCTAGTTCTACCATATATGGCAAATGGAAGCTTGGATAACCATCTATATCCACATTCACCTACCAGCTCGGCTTCGGGTTCTTCAGATTTAAACCTTATTGAGAGGGTGAATATATGCAGTGATATAGCTGAAGGAATGGCATACCTGCATCATCATTCTCCAGTCAGAGTCATACACTGTGATTTGAAGCCAAGCAATGTACTCCTAAAAGATGACATGACAGCCCTTGTTTCTGACTTCGGGATCTCAAGGTTAATGACCCCTGGAATTGGAAGTGGTGCGACTGTTGAAAACATGGGAAAGTCAACTGCAAACATGTTAACTGGATCAATTGGATACATTGCACCAGGTACAATTCTCTGCTTTTAAAAGTCCaagaatttcaatttcaattcatcTACATACCAAGCAATGTAAAAAAATAGGAGTGTCAAGTGAGTTATAGCAGAGTCGAGAAAAGCTTCTCCATCTCTATCTGCTATACCTCCACTAAGATGcctataaaacaaaaaaggaggCAAGAGGGACCTAATAAGAGTTCACCCAATTCAATTGCATCATTTTTGAATCATATCTAGAGTTCTAACTTAAGTTAAGACCCTCCCCTTCATACCATGATAAGTTATCAATATCACTAGGCCTAAAAGCTTGAGGTTGATAAGCTATAAAGCTATGACAAGTTGAATCATTGAATATATTCCCAACGATttaaatgagagagagagagagagagagagagcaagacaACCATCCACtgtttttccctttttcatCTAGGACTTTTATCAAACATGTTAAGTGCATCAATTAAGTTACGACTATTCTTGGTGCAGAATACGCATTTGGTTCTACAGCCTCCATGAAAGGAGACGTTTACAGCTTCGGCGTGCTAGTTCTTGAGATGGTAACAAGAAAAAGGCCAATAGATGACATGTTTGTTGAAGGGCTAAGTTTACACAAGTGGGTGAAGAGTCATTACTACGGCAGAGTAGAAAAAGTAGTTGATTATTCTCTACAGAGAGCTTCAAGAGATGAATCAcctgaaatgaagaaaatgTGGGAAGTGGCAATCCGAGAGCTAATCGAATTGGGTTTGCTCTGCACTCAAGAATCTCCATCCACAAGACCCACAATGCTAGATGCTGCTGATGACTTGGATCGATTGAAGAGATACCTTAATGGTGGCGACACCacaacaacatttgcttcatcACTTGGAATTTCATCCTCCACTCTTGGCGATGACTCCAATTACTCCCCACAAATCGCCGTTGACAGAAACATCTAAAAATGCCCATTTCCTCCGTATAGCCTTTTGACTTCTCAAAATCCCCATTTGCTCCACTCGGTAATTGGGGTTTGACAATGATCGAAATCGCGATTGTGGGGTTCAAAGCTTCTGCGGCGCCCAATTGAATGGAGATTTTGTGTATGTGGCGTGCGTCGTTGGCCACTCGATCCATAGTTGTTGACGTGATTGAggttttggaagaaattggaggAACTTCATTCATAACGCCATGTTTGAAAAACAAAGACGTATAATTGAAACTATGGAACATTTTGATATTTAATCCGAATTCGTTGAATTTTGTCTTCGGggctttgtttattggttgtCTTCTTGCGTAAACCAatcagaggaagaaataataatGGGAATTGTGAAAATGGCATTATATGAGTTTTTATGATTGAGAATTGAGAAGCAAAGCAGGCTAATGATCATTTCTCCACTCTAAAGCATAAGTTTTATAATTTGATGCTTCCATCATCACACAGTGAAATTATGGATTTGCTGGATGATGActcaaattttagagaaaaaatgaGATTTGTTccgttttctaaaaattaattttttagaatatttgTTGATGTCAAATTCGGGTGAAATTCACTCTCactctctttctttttaaagATCGCTCTCTCCTTTTCTCTCACGGACTTGCTCTCTCTCCTTTTCTCTCACAGACTCGCTCTCTTACTCTCACTCTTGCATTCTCGCGCTTTAGTCTCGCTCTCTGATGCTTGTTCTCGCTATGCAATGAAAACGGAACGTagggagagagagaagaagaagacaaacaGAGCTGCTCGTGTGGACTTGTCAGAGCTGGTGCATGGTCTCGTCCAAGTTGGTCGTATTAGAGAAGAAGAGcgttgaaagaagaagaaataagagtaattttgtaaaattgctTGATGATGAGCAAAAGGtcaaatttcttaaaattttaaagtggGGCAAAAATCATCTTGGACCTTGAGAATGAGAAATTTGTACAGATGACCCAAAATTGAGCTCAAAATGTCAAGTGAcctgaatttaaaaaaaaatgccaaTTGACCATTCGTTGATGTCAAATTCTGGTGAAATTGCCAAAATGAAACCCTCGCGCACGCGGAATGGTCTCTCGTTCTCTCGCTTCCTCCGCCTCTCGCTCTCTCGCACTTCTCAAGTAGTTAATGGATTCTTTGACGAAATATTGACCTCTTGCTCCAAATGGATTCTCATAATCGACCTCTCACTCTtgctcaatctcgctctctcggcCTCTCGGCCTTTCGCTCTTGTCTATTCTTCCTGAAGTTGGTGGCATCGATCTACCCATGTGGTGTAGTGCCAAAGAATGTGTGGTCatgctgaagaagaagaagactcaCGATCTGgggaagaaaaagatgaaacaaTATGAGGAAGGAGAAAATGATTCGAGGAAGAAGATAATgtgaaaaaaagagagagaaaaagactAGACTAGATATGGAGAAGAAGAAACGATCtaggaagaagaaataaaaggaaaaaaataaaggaaggaCAATACCATAACTTTTCTTGTCCATAACATTAACTTAAGGTTatttgtcattttttaaaaaaaaaattaggtcaTTTGATAATTTAGGCTTAATTTTTGGATCATGTGTACAATTATTCCCTTGAGAATGGGTCTTTTAATCCATTTTCTCGTGaaattataaaatcatttttttttttttttacacatttAGACATTCACTCTAGATTCTCGCTACTCACtgtttttaattctctcttccttctttcttcatttattaaTGCAATTctcgtaatttttttttttaattttcattactcAATACTTACCACTCTACATCTAATGGATTGACCActcaaaaaaatgtaaaaaagaaaaaaaaaagaaatgaacaTTTAATAAGTAATAAAAGCGAGTAATATAAGCGAAATTTTTTAGTAtcaagatacaaacaaaatgaaATGATTCTAATTTCACTCGAGTAAAATGtcataaaacataaattttaaaaaggtaTGTCAGATTTCATTTAGTCTTAGTTAATTGAGTCATGGTACAATTAAGTCCTTTTCtttctaataaattttttaaaaaaagttttcagATTTCATTTAGGCCTAGTTAATTGAGTCATGGTACAATTAAGTCCTCTTCtttctaataaatttttttatatttatcgataataattttgttttgttttatttatgggtaaaatttgaaaaacaaaagtatatttaaaaagataatgAAAAAAGATGATACCCAActatgctttgataccaagggataaataaaaatttactcTAATCGAAAACTCATATTATTTCAGTTGAAACCCCataacaataatataaataacatCCCATAACGAATTGATAAACAATTTAATTGGAAAGATGATcaatgataaaagaaaaaaaaggagaaattgtTACTATGTTCAAGATTTTAAATTCTCCACAATCTAAAGGGTCGTTTAGtttgaaggtttttttttttttttttttttttttttttttttttttttttgcatggtAATTAATACAGACATCTGAATCCCAGATTTGTTTCATAATTTAAAGTCATTTGCCTAGAATAAGATATTTTCAGATATATCCTCATTTCCTGTAGATAAGAATTTTATATTCTCTTCTAAAATgatagattttcttttttcctctcttcatatgtttttcattttacatattatttcatttagtaattaattagttaatattaatttaacaaaattaatataaatatttattttaatagatcgataattatcaattaaaatatttacttaacttatttttacaataaaaatttattaaatgaatcaaattacatttttacacaaattattaattaattagctaacaatatattaaatatatttaattggtAAACAAAGATTAGTTCAATTTAGTTAGcacaaaaattcaattttcaataataatattgattatattataaatattaggTGTAATGTAGATTCCCATTATTAATGTCAATTGGTCATGTGTCATTTATCTATTACCCcatgtgttgtccatgtgtTTCAAGATAACACAGAACTATCCATGTAATTTACCTCTTACTTTCCacattgcctataaatagtggcatttggtgggtcTTGAAATACACATATTGGTGATCAATCTAAAAAAAtgggagaaagtggagaaatccatcatttgttattttatttaatttttattatttatttattttgttatttatNCatcatttgttattttatttaatttttattatttatttattttgttatttatttattttattatatattattattatcttatattttttcCACATCCGTGTTCTCGTTGTGTGTCATTGTGCTACTCAATTCACAACACATTATCAACATGAGCTCTTATCGTTTTTCTCGCTAAAgataggtcctaaaggtatgtcggtttttcgttctttgttataattaataaatttaacgttactttgcatatttaatatctattaaatttctaaaataaatgcaATATTTTATAACAGTGTTACCATGaaaaatcttacaaaattagaattttccgCTCTATATTAATGAcagtaattatttgtcatgggtacttgacGCGAAAattcacctggatgctatgaatcttggagagactattaaagaagaaaatacgacatctatcaggacaaagcaaaaactatgattttccttggtcatcatctccacgaggaattgaaaatggagtatcttaccaTAAAAGATCCCtgtatcttgtgaaaaattttttgaaagagggatatgatcataaaaaaatcgttattcttcctaaagctcattatgaatggatgcacttgaggctacaagattttaaatcaataagtgATCACAACTCTGCATTACATAAAATCAGTTTGAAATTtttgttatgcggagagaaaattactgatgctgatatgttagagaacacattttctaaatttcataactcgaatatgctcctgaagagagaaaggttttaaacaatattctgaattaatttcatgtcttcttgtggcCGAATAAAATAACGAgctattaatgaaaaatcatgaatctcgaccaaccagGACagacaccattccctgaagtgaatgttgtgaagtTTAACAATAATAGTGGTCAAGGTCATGGTCGAGGCCATGAccatggcagaggaagaaatagtTATTTTTTCGTAGTGGTCGttataatcattcaaatttcaaaagaactacTCCAAATGatgataacaaaagaaaaactccacaagataagaattcaaaaagtgttgaaaataaatgtttccaATGCGGAATGACTCGATATTGATCACGTACCTATCATACattaaaacacttagttgatctctatcaagcattcctaaaggaaaaagaaaaaatatggaaacaaattttgtatacaaagataatgacatatttgacccatcccatatgacaaatttggatatatcgaacttctttgaatcttttgaagagaaaatcaacagaattgatggaacatcaagtgtttcctttgactttgaaaatatctagacttaatgtttttttttttttattcatctccatTTTCCCCCTCTTAGTAGATGTTgacctttgtatattccaaatgttgtttttcttattctaattattttcctttaatgggatcattttcatatgttgggtgactaaaaaataaataaataaaatctatgtctggcagacagtgcaactacacatataatacttacaagtagaaaatatttttccaaactgacaatgttTGAAGCAAAAGTCATtataatatcaggttctgcaaatcTAATTAAAggatttggaaaagc contains:
- the LOC120090937 gene encoding putative leucine-rich repeat receptor-like serine/threonine-protein kinase At2g24130, producing MIREEGNLTGHFHCSIVLRLDMVFFKAVFLLLFQYLVLNSGTPVIIGHHYPPHKSLLTDKAALLAFRKCIIHDPTSTLANWIEAVDVCNFTGVACDRYHHRVSKLSLIDVGLVGKLSPFLSNLTGLRVLDIINNYLFGEIPSELFSLRNLHRLRLDSNNLEGPIPTSLASLSKLTVMSLMQNKLNGTVPPSLFSNCTSLLNVDLSNNFLTGRIPEEIGNCPKLWNLNLYNNQFSGELPLSLTNTSLYNLDVEYNHLSGELPTVLVENLPSLSFLHLSNNDMVSHDENTNLEPFITSLRNCSSLEELELAGMGLGGRLPNSIGHLGVNFSVLSLQENQIFGSIPPSLAKLSKLAGLNLTSNLLNGTIPAEISRLSKLEQLFLSHNLFTSDIPEALGELPHLGLLDLSHNQLSGEIPESIGNLTQMIYLFLNHNLLSGTIPSALVKCTGLQKLDLSFNMLSGSIPREILGLQEIRIFINLSHNNFQGNLPIELSKLKNVQEMDLSSNNLTGSIFPQISSCIALRLINFSNNSLQGHLPDSLGDLANLESFDISKNQLSGMIPASLGKLQSLTYLNLSFNNFQGMIPREGFFKSSTPLSFLNNPLLCGTIPGIPACSGKRNRFQSPVFLTIFILVICISSFLSTICCGIACQRLKAIISARNSETSRRSKMPDFIHNFPRITSRQLSEATGGFDQQRLIGSGSYGHVYRGVLPDGTTVAVKVLHTQSGNSTKSFNRECEVLKRIRHRNLIRIITACSLPDFKALVLPYMANGSLDNHLYPHSPTSSASGSSDLNLIERVNICSDIAEGMAYLHHHSPVRVIHCDLKPSNVLLKDDMTALVSDFGISRLMTPGIGSGATVENMGKSTANMLTGSIGYIAPEYAFGSTASMKGDVYSFGVLVLEMVTRKRPIDDMFVEGLSLHKWVKSHYYGRVEKVVDYSLQRASRDESPEMKKMWEVAIRELIELGLLCTQESPSTRPTMLDAADDLDRLKRYLNGGDTTTTFASSLGISSSTLGDDSNYSPQIAVDRNI